In Peromyscus eremicus chromosome 2, PerEre_H2_v1, whole genome shotgun sequence, a single genomic region encodes these proteins:
- the LOC131905032 gene encoding deoxycytidine kinase-like yields the protein MATPPKRFCASPSTSSEGTRIKKISIEGNIAAGKSTFVNILKQVCEDWEVVPEPVARWCNVQNTQDEFEELTTSQKSGGNVLQMMYEKPERWSFTFQSYACLSRIRAQLAALNGKLKDVEKPVLFFERSVYSDRYIFASNLYESDCMNETEWTIYQDWHDWMNSQFGQSLELDGIIYLRATPEKCLSRIYLRGRNEEQGIPLEYLEKLHYKHESWLLHRTLKTNFEYLQEVPILTLDVNEDFKDKHESLVEKVKEFLSTL from the coding sequence ATGGCCACCCCGCCCAAGAGGTTCTGCGCGTCCCCCTCCACCAGCTCCGAGGGGACACGCATCAAGAAGATCTCCATCGAGGGGAACATCGCTGCTGGGAAGTCAACCTTTGTGAATATCCTCAAGCAGGTCTGTGAGGACTGGGAAGTGGTTCCTGAACCTGTCGCCAGATGGTGCAACGTGCAAAATACTCAAGATGAATTTGAGGAATTGACAACGTCTCAGAAAAGTGGTGGGAATGTTCTTCAAATGATGTACGAGAAGCCCGAACGGTGGTCTTTCACCTTCCAATCCTACGCTTGTCTCAGCCGGATCCGAGCTCAGCTGGCCGCTCTCAATGGCAAGCTCAAAGATGTGGAGAAACCTGTGTTATTTTTTGAACGATCTGTGTATAGTGACAGGTATATTTTTGCGTCTAATTTGTATGAGTCTGACTGCATGAATGAAACAGAGTGGACAATATACCAGGACTGGCATGACTGGATGAACAGCCAGTTCGGCCAAAGCCTTGAACTGGATGGAATAATTTACCTTCGAGCTACTCCAGAGAAATGCTTAAGTAGAATATATTTACggggaagaaatgaagaacaaGGCATTCCTCTGGAGTATTTAGAGAAACTTCACTATAAACATGAAAGCTGGCTCCTTCATCGAACTCTGAAAACCAACTTTGAGTATCTTCAAGAGGTGCCTATCCTCACACTGGATGTCAATGAAGACTTTAAAGACAAGCATGAGAGTCTGGTGGAAAAGGTCAAAGAATTTTTGAGTACTTTGTGA